The nucleotide sequence ACATGTTGTAAGATGAAATCAAGTTAAGCAAGGCAATACATAATGAACAGATTGGAGGGGTACTATGAATGATAATATTCGTCGTAACATGCCGTTGTTTCCGATCGGGATTGTTAAGCAGCTAACGGAATTGTCCGCAAGACAAATTCGTTATTATGAGGAGCACAATTTAATTAATCCTTCTCGTACTGAGGGAAATCGCCGCATGTTTTCTTTCAACGATGTCGACACATTGCTTGAGATCAAAGATTTAATCGAGCAAGGGGTCAATCTTGCCGGCATTAAACAGCTCTTTGAGGTAAAGGCGAGAGAACAAGCACAGCAGGAAGCCAAATTAATTGAAAATCAGAAAGAACATATCACCGATTCGGAGCTTCGCAAACGTCTACGCACTGAACTAATTCAAGCGGGTAGATTTAACCGCACAACCCTCCGTCAAGGTGAAATGTCAAGGTTTTTCCATTAAGGTTTGTAAGCTATATTTTTACTTATAAATAAAGCTAATTATCAAAATTGGGAGGAAACAGGGATGGCAAAGTATACAAAAGAAGATATTCTTAAGTTCTCAGAGGAGCAAAACGTTCGTTTCATTCGCTTGCAGTTTACTGACATGTTAGGGATCATCAAAAATGTTGAGATTCCAGTTGGACAGTTACCAAAAGCGCTTAATAATGAAATGATGTTCGATGGTTCATCAATCGAAGGTTTTGTTCGCATCGAAGAATCAGATATGAGACTATATCCTGACCTTGATACATGGGTTGTATTCCCATGGACAGCTGAAAAGGGGAAAGTGGCACGTCTTATCTGTGACGTACATATGCCAGATGGCACTCCTTTTGAAGGTGACCCGCGCGGTGTGTTGAAGAAAGTATTGAAAGAAGCTGAAGAGCTTGGTTTTACAAGCTTTAATATCGGACCAGAGCCGGAATTCTTCTTATTCAAAAATGATGAGAAAGGCGAACCGACTCTAGAGCTAAACGATAAAGGCGGATACTTCGACCTAGCGCCAAC is from Bacillus tianshenii and encodes:
- a CDS encoding MerR family transcriptional regulator gives rise to the protein MNDNIRRNMPLFPIGIVKQLTELSARQIRYYEEHNLINPSRTEGNRRMFSFNDVDTLLEIKDLIEQGVNLAGIKQLFEVKAREQAQQEAKLIENQKEHITDSELRKRLRTELIQAGRFNRTTLRQGEMSRFFH